One Armatimonadota bacterium DNA segment encodes these proteins:
- a CDS encoding molybdopterin-dependent oxidoreductase: YFWGRQKAGRTEFARRFVQESFGSVNFHGHTTVCQGSLYFACKAMSEQYEFDEKDGKMKWTKGRKFYWQADTEHSEFVVFVGASPFEGNYGPTNRVPRLTEGLATGRLKFAVVDPRLSNTAAKAWKWIPARPGTEGALALAVIRWILDHQRYDARYLRNANKAAAEEDGEPTWCNATWLVKLEKGRPEGFLRASDLGLPVQKRSQEVKGKRVEYEFDPFVVLRDGRPVPFDPYDEQNPVEGDLLVDTTLNGIRVKSGLQLLGEEARRHSLQEWAEICGVRAEDIEELAREFTGHGKRAAADIHRGVSQHTNGLYNVWAWMTLNVLIGNLDWKGGMASAKVYDPSGEKEGQPFNLKELHPKRTTPFGVSIIRHETKYEESTLFRGYPAKRPWYPLSSDVYQEIVPSIGDAYPYPIKIAFLYMGSPAYSLPAGHTTIEVLKDPNKLPLFVAVDITVGETSMYADYIIPDLSYLERWEFHGSHPNMTVKVQPVRQPVIPPIPETVRVFGEEMPISLEAFLLACAERLGLPGFGKDGFGPGQDLRRPEDFYLKMVANVAAGDKPGDAVPDASDEEVRLFLQARRHLPKSVFDPEKWKRAVGQAWWRKVIYVLNRGGRFQEYEKAFKGEQLANQYGTLVSIYSEKVAKTKNSMTGKAFPGLPTYIPAPLDALGRPVEDEKAGYDLHLITYREISHTKSRTGSNYWLLALLPENFVLVHRQDAERLGLKDGDWVRVTSASNPDGIWPVLDGHSKPMVGRVRVTEGIRPGVVAFSLGHGHWAYGAVDLVIDGKVLKGDARRGQGIHANAAMRVDPVLKNVCLSDPAGASAVFYDTRVKLVREAS, translated from the coding sequence TACTTCTGGGGCCGCCAGAAGGCGGGAAGGACGGAGTTTGCGCGCCGGTTCGTACAGGAGAGCTTCGGGTCGGTCAACTTCCACGGCCACACCACCGTCTGCCAGGGGTCCCTGTACTTCGCCTGCAAAGCCATGAGCGAGCAGTACGAGTTCGACGAGAAAGACGGCAAGATGAAGTGGACGAAGGGCCGCAAGTTCTACTGGCAGGCGGACACCGAGCACAGTGAGTTCGTGGTCTTCGTGGGCGCTTCTCCCTTCGAGGGGAACTACGGACCCACCAACCGGGTGCCGCGCCTGACGGAGGGGCTGGCGACCGGACGGCTGAAGTTCGCGGTCGTGGACCCGCGGCTGTCCAACACGGCGGCGAAGGCGTGGAAGTGGATTCCCGCAAGACCGGGAACCGAGGGCGCGCTGGCCCTGGCCGTGATCCGGTGGATCCTGGACCACCAGCGGTACGACGCCCGGTACCTGCGCAACGCTAACAAGGCCGCGGCGGAGGAGGACGGGGAGCCCACGTGGTGCAACGCCACCTGGCTGGTGAAGCTGGAGAAGGGCAGGCCGGAAGGGTTCCTGCGGGCCTCGGACCTCGGGCTGCCGGTCCAGAAGCGCAGCCAGGAGGTCAAGGGCAAGCGGGTGGAGTACGAGTTCGACCCGTTCGTGGTGCTGCGGGACGGCAGGCCGGTCCCCTTCGACCCGTACGACGAGCAGAACCCCGTGGAGGGAGACCTTCTGGTGGACACGACCCTGAACGGGATCCGGGTGAAGAGTGGGCTGCAGCTGCTGGGGGAGGAGGCACGTCGGCACAGCCTGCAGGAGTGGGCGGAGATCTGCGGGGTGCGGGCGGAGGACATCGAAGAACTGGCCCGGGAGTTCACCGGCCACGGCAAGCGGGCGGCGGCAGACATCCACCGCGGGGTGAGCCAGCACACCAACGGGTTATACAACGTGTGGGCGTGGATGACCCTGAACGTGCTGATCGGCAACCTGGACTGGAAGGGGGGCATGGCCTCCGCGAAGGTGTACGACCCGAGCGGCGAGAAGGAGGGGCAGCCCTTCAACCTGAAGGAGCTGCACCCGAAGCGCACCACGCCCTTCGGGGTGAGCATCATCCGGCACGAGACGAAGTACGAGGAGTCCACGTTGTTCCGGGGCTATCCTGCGAAGCGGCCCTGGTACCCCCTGTCCAGCGACGTCTACCAGGAGATCGTTCCGTCCATCGGGGACGCCTACCCCTACCCCATCAAGATCGCGTTCCTGTACATGGGGTCGCCGGCCTACTCCCTGCCCGCAGGGCACACCACCATCGAGGTCCTGAAAGACCCGAACAAACTGCCGCTCTTCGTGGCCGTGGACATCACGGTGGGCGAGACGTCCATGTACGCGGACTACATCATCCCGGACCTGTCGTACCTGGAGCGGTGGGAGTTCCACGGGAGCCACCCGAACATGACGGTGAAGGTGCAACCCGTGCGGCAGCCCGTGATCCCGCCCATCCCGGAGACCGTGCGGGTGTTCGGGGAGGAGATGCCGATTTCCCTCGAGGCGTTCCTGCTGGCGTGCGCGGAGCGCTTGGGGCTGCCCGGTTTCGGCAAGGATGGGTTCGGGCCTGGGCAGGACCTCCGGCGGCCGGAGGACTTCTACCTGAAGATGGTGGCGAACGTGGCGGCGGGTGACAAACCCGGGGACGCGGTCCCGGACGCCTCCGATGAGGAGGTGCGCCTCTTCCTGCAGGCCCGCCGACACCTGCCGAAGAGCGTGTTCGATCCGGAGAAGTGGAAGCGGGCGGTGGGCCAGGCTTGGTGGCGGAAGGTCATCTACGTACTGAACCGCGGCGGCCGGTTCCAGGAGTACGAGAAGGCCTTCAAAGGGGAGCAGCTGGCGAACCAGTACGGCACCCTGGTGAGCATTTACTCGGAGAAGGTGGCGAAGACGAAGAACAGCATGACGGGTAAGGCCTTCCCCGGGCTGCCCACCTACATTCCCGCACCCCTGGACGCGCTCGGCCGACCGGTGGAGGACGAGAAGGCAGGCTACGACCTGCACCTCATCACCTACCGGGAGATCAGCCACACAAAGTCCCGGACCGGCTCCAACTACTGGCTCCTGGCCCTGCTGCCGGAGAACTTCGTCCTCGTGCACCGGCAGGACGCGGAGCGTCTGGGCCTGAAGGACGGGGACTGGGTACGGGTAACCTCCGCCAGCAACCCGGACGGCATCTGGCCGGTGCTGGACGGGCACAGCAAGCCCATGGTGGGCCGGGTCCGGGTCACGGAGGGGATCCGGCCGGGTGTGGTGGCGTTCTCCCTGGGCCACGGTCACTGGGCGTACGGGGCCGTGGACCTGGTGATCGACGGGAAGGTGCTGAAGGGCGACGCGCGGCGGGGCCAGGGGATCCACGCGAACGCCGCCATGCGGGTGGATCCGGTGTTGAAGAATGTGTGCCTGAGCGACCCTGCAGGGGCCAGCGCGGTGTTCTACGACACGCGGGTGAAGCTGGTGCGGGAGGCTTCCTGA
- a CDS encoding DUF411 domain-containing protein, which yields MRRGSLRNVPWAAFALVLAALLGGWWSWRRAASPELPSPARVVVYQNPRCGCCGVYVGYLRGAGYAVEVVRTEDMEGVKRRYRVPRPLWSCHTAVVGRYFVEGHVPAEAVQELLRRAPDGLGIALPGMPSGSPGMPGLRQGSFVVYAVTSAGTWREFGRF from the coding sequence GTGAGGCGAGGCAGCCTTCGGAACGTACCCTGGGCGGCGTTTGCGCTGGTTCTGGCCGCGCTCCTCGGCGGGTGGTGGTCGTGGCGGCGGGCCGCATCCCCGGAGCTCCCGAGTCCGGCACGGGTGGTCGTGTACCAGAACCCGCGCTGCGGCTGCTGCGGGGTGTACGTGGGCTACCTCCGTGGGGCGGGCTACGCGGTCGAGGTGGTGAGGACGGAGGACATGGAGGGGGTCAAGCGGCGGTACCGGGTGCCGCGCCCGCTTTGGAGCTGTCACACCGCGGTGGTGGGCCGGTACTTCGTGGAGGGGCACGTGCCGGCGGAGGCGGTGCAGGAACTGCTGCGGCGGGCCCCGGACGGGCTGGGGATCGCACTCCCCGGCATGCCCAGCGGGTCGCCCGGCATGCCCGGCCTGCGGCAGGGATCCTTTGTGGTCTATGCGGTCACCTCCGCGGGCACGTGGCGGGAGTTCGGGCGGTTCTAG
- a CDS encoding 4Fe-4S dicluster domain-containing protein encodes MPKYAMVIDLDRCMGCRACMEACKVENNTPTAHFWMYVFRFEEGHYPNTHVWFLPRPCMHCDNAPCVKVCPVGARYKREDGLVATDWDRCIGCRYCEVACPYGVNFFNWKDPRKNAYLDWDDADLRPRTDGNSPPYRNPDLDRRYGKEGRRTAGGGRLRGVIEKCTFCVHRVERGLKPACVANCPAFALLFGDLEDPASEVSQVLKRKPSFRLLEELGTEPRVYYVGGHPPHPESKPVEEIVARV; translated from the coding sequence ATGCCGAAGTACGCCATGGTGATCGACCTGGACCGGTGCATGGGGTGCCGGGCGTGCATGGAGGCGTGCAAGGTGGAGAACAACACGCCCACCGCCCACTTCTGGATGTACGTGTTCCGGTTCGAGGAAGGCCACTACCCCAACACCCACGTGTGGTTTCTGCCCCGCCCCTGCATGCACTGCGACAACGCCCCGTGCGTGAAGGTGTGCCCCGTGGGCGCCCGGTACAAGCGGGAGGACGGGTTGGTGGCCACGGACTGGGACCGGTGCATCGGGTGCCGCTACTGCGAGGTGGCCTGCCCGTACGGGGTGAACTTCTTCAACTGGAAGGACCCGCGGAAGAACGCGTACCTGGACTGGGACGACGCGGACCTGAGGCCGCGGACGGACGGGAACAGCCCGCCCTACCGCAACCCGGACCTGGACCGGCGGTACGGGAAGGAAGGTCGGCGCACCGCGGGCGGAGGTCGGCTGCGGGGGGTCATCGAGAAGTGCACCTTCTGCGTCCACCGGGTGGAGCGGGGGCTCAAGCCCGCGTGCGTGGCGAACTGCCCCGCCTTCGCCCTCCTGTTCGGCGACCTGGAGGATCCGGCGAGCGAGGTGTCCCAGGTGCTGAAGCGGAAGCCATCCTTCCGACTGCTGGAAGAGCTGGGCACCGAGCCGCGGGTGTACTACGTGGGCGGGCACCCGCCGCACCCGGAGTCCAAGCCCGTGGAAGAAATCGTTGCGAGGGTCTGA
- a CDS encoding 4Fe-4S binding protein, with product MGEPGRALLVICGHRGNRGAPWADLGAVEEIPGACEFPERLVRLLRSHPADRGVLALCGVWALPEDVRVALRGAGKDPEAFFALDPWSGQDSEAGAERAALLIRAALARVRVWPGTVPANLAPYLPERLSRRTLLRFPPVAYRVVPRVERDRCRAADGCAACEGSCPVDALRVAEGRVVLDRTKCTGCAACVEACPHEAVVFPGYMGEEVAAHVEALLDPTVGPPGPRGIVYVCAGVPWDPSWDARWLPVPVACVSSLPVSWILAPLLRGASSVAVAPCACKRGEGARGVLEARLEFCRAYLGGLGLGERRIHGALLSVAPHEEPALPRCGDGEGTLFGTGPEAASRVLRLLADVAGRAAWVEHPASPLGLVEIDAGTCTGCGMCAARCPTDALSFVQDGEAVLRWDPARCTGCGQCTGVCPEIERGAIRARRAVDVAELRRGVRTVYREEVVRCVACGAPVAPRRMLERVTGLLGEDGRAWEEVLSWYCSECRALRGRGVGLEPEAGA from the coding sequence ATGGGGGAGCCTGGACGGGCCCTGCTCGTGATCTGCGGACACCGAGGGAATCGGGGCGCGCCGTGGGCGGATCTGGGGGCGGTGGAGGAGATCCCGGGTGCGTGCGAGTTTCCGGAGCGCCTCGTCCGGTTGCTCCGCTCCCACCCCGCGGATCGCGGCGTCCTCGCCCTCTGTGGGGTCTGGGCGCTCCCGGAGGACGTCCGGGTGGCCCTGCGGGGCGCGGGGAAGGACCCGGAGGCCTTTTTCGCGCTGGATCCGTGGTCCGGGCAGGATTCCGAGGCGGGTGCAGAACGCGCGGCGCTCCTGATCCGGGCGGCCCTGGCGCGGGTGCGGGTGTGGCCTGGCACGGTCCCGGCGAACCTGGCTCCGTACCTGCCGGAGCGGCTAAGCCGCCGCACGCTCCTGCGGTTCCCACCCGTGGCGTACCGGGTGGTCCCTCGGGTGGAACGGGACCGGTGTCGGGCCGCGGACGGCTGCGCGGCGTGTGAGGGGAGCTGTCCTGTGGACGCCCTCCGGGTGGCCGAGGGCCGAGTCGTGCTCGATCGGACGAAGTGCACGGGGTGCGCGGCATGCGTGGAGGCCTGCCCGCACGAGGCGGTGGTCTTTCCGGGGTACATGGGGGAGGAAGTGGCCGCGCACGTGGAGGCCTTGCTGGATCCCACGGTGGGCCCTCCGGGGCCGAGGGGGATCGTGTACGTGTGCGCGGGCGTCCCCTGGGATCCCTCGTGGGATGCGAGGTGGCTTCCGGTTCCCGTGGCGTGCGTGAGCTCGCTACCTGTCTCGTGGATCCTCGCGCCCCTTTTACGGGGGGCGAGTTCGGTCGCGGTGGCGCCGTGCGCCTGCAAAAGAGGGGAGGGCGCCCGTGGGGTGCTGGAAGCCCGGCTGGAGTTCTGCCGGGCGTATCTCGGAGGGCTTGGGCTCGGGGAGCGGAGGATCCACGGGGCGCTGCTCTCCGTGGCGCCCCACGAGGAGCCTGCCCTGCCGCGGTGCGGGGACGGGGAAGGGACGTTGTTCGGGACAGGACCGGAGGCCGCTTCCAGGGTGCTGCGCCTATTGGCGGACGTGGCGGGTCGGGCCGCGTGGGTCGAGCACCCGGCTTCTCCCCTGGGCCTGGTGGAGATCGACGCGGGAACCTGTACCGGGTGCGGCATGTGCGCGGCGCGGTGCCCGACGGATGCCCTCAGCTTCGTGCAGGACGGGGAGGCGGTCCTGCGATGGGATCCCGCCCGATGCACGGGGTGTGGGCAGTGCACCGGGGTCTGCCCGGAGATCGAACGGGGGGCCATCCGGGCGCGCCGTGCCGTGGACGTCGCGGAGCTGCGCCGCGGCGTCCGAACCGTGTATCGGGAGGAGGTGGTGCGCTGCGTGGCCTGCGGAGCCCCCGTGGCCCCCCGCCGCATGCTGGAGCGGGTGACGGGCCTGCTGGGGGAGGACGGCCGCGCGTGGGAGGAGGTGCTCTCGTGGTACTGCTCGGAGTGCAGGGCCCTTCGAGGCCGAGGGGTCGGCCTGGAGCCGGAGGCGGGAGCGTGA
- the nrfD gene encoding NrfD/PsrC family molybdoenzyme membrane anchor subunit: MATRTETLPYGVGRFTAGWWLLLAVLAVLVGWGLYAYSRQLAEGLVVTGLRDIGSMAGAAWGLYIAFDIYFVGVSFAGITMAALIRLLRLEELRPVSRMAELLTIVALILAAFSVLPDLGQPVRGIVNLLRYARPQSPFFGTFTLVISGYLFASLVYFYLDGRRDAALLARIPSPLQGFYRLWAAGYRDTPAERERHHRTAFWLAIAIVPLLVTAHSTLGFVFGIQSGRPGWFSTLQAPAFVVMAGVSGIGLLLVIAAVFRHVLGERERLHEGIFRWLGGLLALLVLVYLYFTVAELLTTTYTGHEVEVRLTLALLNGPYAWLFWVSMGALVLALASLVLPYVPSLVPVRVPSFQPAFARAAGLAAAGAGLVLMIYRHSPRLVPVAGAGGPEPEWVGWVLAGLAVVFVLSWFPLFARSVVAAGVAGGLLVNVAAVGKRLLIVVPSQTHGTLLPYGPGSYTPTWVEYSVVAGLFALGTLLYTLFVKVFPIMEVAEER, encoded by the coding sequence ATGGCCACGCGGACGGAAACCCTCCCGTACGGCGTCGGACGGTTCACCGCCGGCTGGTGGCTGCTGCTGGCGGTCCTGGCGGTGCTGGTGGGTTGGGGTTTGTACGCCTACTCCCGCCAGCTCGCGGAGGGACTCGTGGTGACGGGGCTGCGGGACATCGGGAGCATGGCGGGGGCGGCGTGGGGCCTGTACATCGCCTTTGACATCTACTTCGTGGGGGTGAGCTTCGCAGGCATCACCATGGCGGCCCTGATCCGGCTGCTGCGCCTGGAGGAGCTCAGGCCGGTGTCGCGCATGGCCGAGCTGCTGACCATCGTGGCTTTGATCCTGGCGGCCTTCAGCGTCCTACCGGACCTAGGCCAGCCCGTGCGGGGCATCGTGAACCTGTTGCGGTACGCGCGGCCGCAGTCGCCCTTTTTCGGCACATTTACCCTGGTGATCTCCGGCTACCTGTTCGCGAGCCTGGTGTACTTCTACCTGGACGGCCGGCGCGACGCGGCCCTGCTGGCGCGGATCCCGAGCCCCCTGCAAGGCTTCTACCGCCTGTGGGCTGCGGGCTACCGGGATACCCCGGCGGAGCGTGAGCGGCACCACCGCACCGCCTTCTGGCTCGCCATCGCCATCGTGCCTTTGCTGGTGACCGCCCACTCCACCCTGGGGTTCGTGTTCGGGATCCAGTCCGGCCGGCCTGGCTGGTTCAGCACGCTGCAGGCCCCTGCTTTCGTGGTAATGGCTGGCGTGTCGGGGATCGGGCTGCTGCTGGTGATCGCCGCGGTGTTTCGGCACGTGCTGGGCGAGCGTGAGCGGTTGCACGAGGGCATCTTCCGCTGGCTAGGGGGTCTGCTGGCGCTGCTGGTGCTCGTTTATCTCTACTTCACAGTGGCGGAGCTGCTGACCACCACCTACACGGGTCACGAGGTAGAGGTGCGGCTGACCCTGGCGCTGCTCAACGGACCGTACGCCTGGCTGTTCTGGGTCAGCATGGGGGCGCTGGTGCTGGCGCTGGCGTCGCTGGTCCTGCCCTACGTACCCTCCCTGGTGCCCGTGCGCGTGCCCTCCTTCCAGCCGGCCTTCGCGCGTGCAGCCGGTCTGGCGGCGGCGGGCGCGGGGCTGGTCCTGATGATCTACCGCCACAGCCCCCGCCTGGTCCCCGTGGCCGGAGCTGGCGGGCCCGAACCCGAATGGGTGGGGTGGGTGCTGGCGGGTCTGGCGGTGGTGTTCGTCCTGTCGTGGTTCCCTCTGTTCGCCCGGAGCGTGGTGGCCGCAGGCGTGGCGGGAGGCTTGCTGGTGAACGTGGCCGCGGTGGGCAAGCGGCTGCTCATCGTGGTGCCCTCGCAGACGCATGGCACGCTCCTACCGTACGGACCCGGCTCGTACACGCCCACGTGGGTGGAGTACAGCGTCGTGGCCGGCCTGTTCGCGCTCGGCACGCTGCTGTACACCCTGTTCGTGAAGGTGTTCCCGATCATGGAGGTTGCGGAGGAACGGTGA
- a CDS encoding molybdopterin-dependent oxidoreductase, with protein MKVTRRTFLRTSAAAGGSLLASRLLFGDLETLRAAPRGVSGAVEEWVPTTCWIGKQDCGVLARRIGGRVVKLEGNPAHPRNRGTLCPKGVAQITALYDPNRVKAPLIRTNEKGVPGRWRRATWDEALRLVADRIREVRARNPKLVVWQKGRGKAGAFYDTAFVKALGATKLGHGAFCSDAGYRACEYTVGISGVLHPDFRYARYILAWGWNLTNAGGNQLCWITWPQQLLQARERGCKVVLIDPRRRGGGPFVDEWLPIRPGTDLALALALCHELVQLGAVDREYLVRYTNAPFLVQEDGFFLRRDGKEQVWDQKSGGPRAYDAPGVEPALEGEFTVEGRRVKPAFQVFKDHVAPYTPQWAAEVCGLPAEQIQRVAQELAEYAHIGATVVVDGVRVPYRPVAIHAYHMAQQELGFQAVRAMTLIMMLLGAVGAVGGQRFEVGPWKLHENFEKLDRIEIKDPPYDFTLKDSKFFPINSASPAVVAKVMQNPEKYGVKDLPEVLILHMTNPLRAYGSAPDIREAYRKFKFIVAIDPWLSLTADLFADVVLPAATLEKYEGPYSAADQYVDAVALRVPVMPPLFESRGEIEIYLDLCEKLGVLYGKGGYLDHLNEALKLKDPYKLPLDRKPTVREIFDRWAKSEGIPEGVAYFEKHGVRPKGVIKATQLYGYATDPPFGGVRHRFYGESLLRYRNEMRSKGAGEIYWRDYTPLPTWRKPTMENSPPEYDLYLVSYKLIEHKQSRSAQLPLLSELARRAWLEINPATARAKGIRDGEEVWVESHNALTGETRRVKAVARYREGIRPDTVGLPHHFGAAAKHPWADGNGATGAELYFTGEGYVANTADQSFHVKVRVYKA; from the coding sequence ATGAAGGTAACGCGACGGACGTTTCTGCGGACCTCCGCCGCTGCAGGCGGCAGCCTTCTGGCCAGCCGGCTGCTGTTCGGTGATCTGGAGACGCTTCGGGCAGCTCCGCGTGGCGTCTCCGGGGCCGTGGAGGAATGGGTTCCCACCACCTGCTGGATCGGCAAGCAGGACTGTGGGGTTCTGGCCCGGCGCATCGGCGGCAGGGTGGTGAAACTGGAGGGGAACCCCGCACACCCTCGCAACCGGGGCACCCTCTGCCCCAAAGGGGTCGCGCAGATCACCGCCCTGTACGACCCGAACCGGGTGAAGGCTCCCCTCATCCGCACGAACGAGAAGGGGGTTCCGGGCCGGTGGCGCCGGGCCACGTGGGACGAGGCGCTGCGGCTCGTGGCGGACCGGATCCGGGAGGTGCGGGCGAGGAACCCGAAGCTGGTGGTCTGGCAGAAAGGACGCGGCAAGGCCGGGGCCTTCTACGACACCGCCTTCGTGAAGGCCCTGGGTGCGACCAAGCTCGGCCACGGCGCCTTCTGCTCGGACGCGGGATACCGCGCCTGCGAGTACACGGTGGGCATCAGCGGGGTGCTGCACCCGGACTTCCGGTACGCGAGGTACATCCTGGCCTGGGGATGGAACCTCACGAACGCCGGCGGAAACCAGCTGTGCTGGATCACTTGGCCCCAGCAGCTCCTGCAGGCGCGGGAGCGGGGGTGCAAGGTGGTCCTCATCGACCCGCGGCGGAGAGGGGGAGGTCCGTTCGTGGACGAGTGGCTCCCCATCCGGCCGGGGACGGACCTCGCGCTGGCCCTCGCCCTGTGCCACGAGCTCGTTCAGCTCGGGGCGGTGGACCGGGAATACCTCGTCCGGTACACCAACGCGCCCTTCCTCGTGCAGGAGGACGGGTTCTTCCTGCGCCGGGACGGCAAGGAGCAGGTGTGGGACCAGAAGTCCGGGGGCCCAAGAGCGTACGACGCGCCGGGGGTGGAGCCGGCCCTGGAAGGTGAGTTCACGGTGGAGGGGCGGAGGGTGAAGCCCGCCTTCCAGGTCTTCAAGGACCACGTGGCACCCTACACCCCGCAGTGGGCCGCGGAGGTGTGCGGGCTGCCGGCAGAGCAGATCCAGCGGGTGGCCCAGGAGTTGGCGGAGTACGCCCACATCGGCGCCACGGTGGTGGTGGACGGGGTCCGGGTGCCGTATCGGCCGGTGGCCATCCACGCCTACCACATGGCGCAGCAGGAGCTGGGCTTCCAGGCGGTGCGGGCCATGACCCTGATCATGATGCTGCTGGGGGCCGTGGGGGCGGTGGGCGGGCAGCGGTTCGAGGTCGGGCCGTGGAAGCTGCACGAGAACTTTGAGAAGCTGGACCGCATCGAGATCAAAGATCCCCCTTACGACTTCACCCTGAAGGACTCGAAGTTCTTCCCCATCAACTCCGCAAGCCCCGCGGTGGTGGCGAAGGTCATGCAGAACCCCGAGAAGTACGGGGTGAAGGACCTGCCCGAGGTCTTGATCCTCCACATGACGAACCCGCTGCGGGCGTACGGGTCTGCCCCGGACATCCGGGAGGCGTACAGGAAGTTCAAGTTCATCGTGGCCATCGACCCGTGGCTCTCATTGACCGCGGACCTGTTTGCGGACGTGGTGCTCCCCGCGGCCACCCTGGAGAAGTACGAGGGCCCGTACTCCGCCGCGGACCAGTACGTGGACGCGGTGGCCCTCCGCGTCCCGGTGATGCCGCCTTTGTTCGAGAGCCGCGGGGAGATCGAGATCTACCTGGACCTGTGCGAGAAGCTGGGCGTCCTCTACGGCAAGGGCGGGTACCTGGACCACCTGAACGAGGCGCTCAAGCTGAAGGATCCGTACAAGTTGCCCCTGGACCGGAAGCCCACGGTGCGGGAGATCTTCGACCGGTGGGCGAAGTCGGAGGGGATCCCGGAAGGGGTGGCCTACTTCGAGAAGCACGGGGTGCGGCCGAAGGGCGTCATCAAGGCCACCCAGCTCTACGGCTACGCCACGGATCCGCCCTTCGGTGGGGTGCGGCACCGCTTTTACGGGGAGTCCCTGCTGCGCTACCGGAACGAGATGCGATCGAAGGGGGCGGGTGAGATCTACTGGCGGGACTACACCCCGCTGCCCACCTGGCGGAAGCCCACCATGGAGAACTCGCCGCCCGAGTACGACCTGTACCTGGTGAGCTACAAGCTGATCGAACACAAGCAGTCCCGTTCCGCACAGCTCCCTCTTCTCTCGGAGCTCGCACGTCGGGCATGGCTGGAGATCAACCCCGCCACGGCCCGGGCGAAGGGGATCCGGGACGGGGAAGAGGTGTGGGTGGAGTCCCACAACGCGCTGACGGGCGAGACCCGGCGGGTGAAGGCGGTCGCCCGCTACCGGGAGGGGATCCGGCCCGACACCGTGGGCCTGCCACACCACTTCGGGGCGGCGGCGAAGCATCCGTGGGCGGACGGCAACGGGGCAACGGGCGCGGAACTGTACTTCACGGGGGAGGGGTACGTGGCGAACACCGCGGACCAGTCCTTCCACGTGAAGGTCCGCGTCTACAAGGCATAG
- a CDS encoding molecular chaperone TorD family protein, whose product MKALAAARHALYRFFGLVFLYPDPGRRARLRRLARALGAEKAVRGLAFFPVWRASWERLQQNLGEGLEEVYLRIFDLTGRRGGCSLCESGYRDASWQAAAELQREYREAGVQPKGPEPSDHLSVELEYLAVLVAREAREWEAGTAGVEEILRRQRDFLRAHPCAWVPELVVRVREHDPTGVYAAAAEALEAFLEHEGDLTELLLRQVGKVELAR is encoded by the coding sequence GTGAAGGCCCTCGCCGCGGCCCGGCACGCCCTCTACCGGTTCTTCGGCCTGGTCTTCCTGTACCCGGATCCTGGGCGGCGGGCGCGGCTGCGCCGGCTGGCGCGGGCGCTGGGGGCGGAGAAGGCCGTGCGCGGCCTGGCCTTCTTCCCCGTTTGGCGGGCGTCCTGGGAGCGGCTCCAGCAGAACCTCGGGGAGGGGCTGGAAGAGGTGTACCTCCGGATCTTCGACCTCACGGGTCGGCGAGGAGGCTGCTCCCTCTGCGAGTCCGGCTACCGGGACGCTTCCTGGCAGGCAGCGGCGGAGTTGCAGCGGGAGTACCGGGAGGCGGGAGTCCAGCCGAAGGGTCCGGAGCCTTCGGACCACCTCTCCGTGGAGCTGGAGTACCTGGCCGTGCTCGTGGCGAGGGAGGCTAGGGAGTGGGAGGCCGGCACGGCCGGGGTGGAGGAGATCTTGCGACGGCAGCGAGACTTCCTGCGGGCACACCCGTGCGCCTGGGTGCCGGAGCTGGTGGTTCGCGTCCGGGAGCACGACCCCACGGGCGTGTACGCGGCAGCGGCGGAGGCGCTGGAGGCCTTCCTGGAGCACGAGGGGGACCTTACGGAGCTGCTCCTCCGGCAGGTGGGGAAGGTGGAGCTGGCGCGGTGA